In a single window of the Subtercola sp. PAMC28395 genome:
- a CDS encoding alpha/beta hydrolase: MTKPVPTPIPARVRAWGWFMDRFRSMHIATMSPSDIAHNQTMQHVPAPVRRVLFGARHSGTTVEDLAVPSSNGHTIPVRIYRPRRSGDSSTGLPPESLPVVLYLHGGGWTLFGGLDMCDWLPSRVSARLGAVVVAVDYRLAPEHPFPAAVDDCYTALEWVSANDVELGIDPNRLAVIGDSAGGNLSAVLALLARDRSGPPIAAQGLIYPVTDTTLDDESMLENSHKPVLHRDDMAAFFDYYLGSDPSSPERSDTRVAPLRAASFAGLPPALVQVGEHDVLRDQGIAYARGFQQSETYVELITYPGAPHGWVTYPLIMKATAHRATDDLVKFLSRFLSAPSTGP, encoded by the coding sequence ATGACGAAACCGGTGCCGACCCCGATTCCCGCGCGCGTTCGCGCCTGGGGGTGGTTCATGGACCGATTTCGCTCGATGCACATTGCCACGATGAGTCCGTCAGACATCGCGCACAACCAGACCATGCAGCACGTGCCTGCACCGGTTCGCCGGGTGCTCTTCGGCGCCCGTCACTCGGGCACGACGGTAGAGGATCTGGCCGTACCTTCATCGAACGGTCACACCATCCCCGTCCGTATCTACCGGCCCAGGAGGTCTGGAGACTCCTCGACGGGCCTGCCTCCCGAGTCCCTGCCGGTCGTGCTCTACCTGCACGGCGGCGGCTGGACCCTCTTCGGCGGGCTCGACATGTGCGACTGGCTCCCCAGCAGGGTGAGTGCCCGGTTGGGAGCGGTCGTGGTCGCCGTCGACTACCGGCTTGCCCCCGAGCATCCGTTCCCCGCGGCCGTCGACGATTGCTATACCGCCCTGGAGTGGGTGTCTGCCAACGATGTGGAGCTTGGTATCGACCCGAATCGCCTCGCGGTGATCGGTGACAGCGCTGGCGGAAACCTCTCGGCTGTGCTGGCGCTGCTGGCGCGCGACCGCTCGGGCCCTCCCATCGCCGCCCAGGGGCTGATCTATCCGGTGACCGACACCACTCTCGACGACGAGTCGATGCTCGAGAATTCCCACAAACCCGTTCTGCATCGAGACGACATGGCTGCGTTCTTCGACTACTACCTCGGTTCAGACCCGTCGTCGCCCGAGCGAAGCGACACCCGGGTCGCGCCGCTGCGAGCGGCATCGTTCGCCGGGCTGCCGCCCGCGCTCGTGCAGGTCGGCGAGCACGACGTACTGCGCGACCAGGGCATCGCCTATGCGCGCGGCTTCCAGCAATCCGAGACCTACGTCGAGCTGATCACCTACCCCGGCGCGCCCCACGGCTGGGTGACGTACCCACTCATCATGAAGGCGACGGCCCACCGCGCGACCGACGACCTCGTAAAGTTCCTCAGCCGCTTCCTTTCGGCACCCTCAACTGGCCCCTAG
- a CDS encoding 8-oxo-dGTP diphosphatase gives MAGYQVCVCYLTRERADGRREVLLGRKLTGLGIGKVVGPGGKIEPGESAREAIVREVWEETGIRVAADELREAGYLRYEFPHRPSWSQDSTVFIGEVWQGEAVASAELAPEWFALDELPLTEMWDDAKHWLPRVLEGERVDAWFSFNADNATVAEWTGLHSGNQNLGSGGVAPS, from the coding sequence ATGGCGGGCTACCAGGTGTGCGTCTGCTATCTCACACGCGAGCGGGCGGATGGTCGCCGGGAGGTCCTACTCGGACGCAAGCTCACGGGGTTGGGCATCGGCAAGGTTGTAGGCCCGGGTGGCAAGATCGAGCCCGGCGAGAGTGCGCGTGAGGCGATCGTTCGGGAGGTCTGGGAGGAAACGGGCATCCGTGTCGCCGCTGACGAACTGAGGGAGGCGGGGTACCTGCGCTACGAGTTCCCCCACAGGCCGTCGTGGAGCCAGGATTCGACGGTGTTCATCGGCGAGGTGTGGCAGGGCGAAGCTGTGGCTTCGGCCGAACTCGCCCCCGAATGGTTCGCACTCGATGAATTGCCTCTCACCGAGATGTGGGATGACGCGAAGCACTGGCTCCCTCGAGTGCTGGAGGGCGAGCGTGTCGACGCGTGGTTCTCGTTCAACGCCGACAACGCAACGGTTGCCGAATGGACTGGCCTTCATAGCGGAAACCAGAACCTGGGTTCCGGTGGGGTCGCTCCGAGCTAG
- a CDS encoding amino-acid N-acetyltransferase, translating into MTAADVTAARPDSGAITVRRARTSDVPWIQRLVEPLVQERILLGKDSVVFYEAVQEFRIAVDEDGTPIGCGALHVFWEDLGEVRTLAVDRDWLGRGVGHALLNAIENDARELGLSRLFCLTFEVAFFERHDFVASPLALVAPDVYAELVRSPDEGVAEFLDLARVKPNTLGNTRMLKHL; encoded by the coding sequence ATGACTGCCGCAGACGTGACCGCCGCCCGCCCCGATTCGGGTGCGATCACGGTGCGACGCGCGCGCACGAGCGACGTGCCGTGGATCCAGCGTCTCGTCGAGCCGCTGGTGCAGGAGCGCATTCTGCTCGGCAAGGACTCCGTGGTGTTCTACGAAGCGGTGCAGGAGTTCCGCATCGCCGTCGACGAAGACGGCACCCCGATCGGCTGCGGCGCGCTTCACGTCTTCTGGGAGGATCTCGGCGAAGTCCGTACCCTCGCGGTCGACCGGGACTGGTTGGGCAGGGGAGTCGGCCACGCGCTGCTGAATGCGATCGAGAACGATGCCCGCGAGCTCGGCCTCTCGCGCCTCTTCTGCCTCACCTTCGAGGTCGCATTCTTCGAGCGGCACGATTTTGTGGCATCACCTTTGGCGCTCGTCGCACCCGACGTCTACGCCGAACTGGTGCGCTCTCCCGACGAGGGTGTCGCAGAGTTTCTCGACCTCGCGCGCGTGAAGCCGAACACCCTCGGCAACACGCGCATGCTGAAGCACCTGTAG
- a CDS encoding ATP-dependent Clp protease ATP-binding subunit, which produces MFERFTDRARRVVVLAQEEAKMLNHNYIGTEHILLGLIHEGEGVAAKALESLGISLDAVREQVQDIIGQGQQQPTGHIPFTPRAKKVLELSLREALQLGHNYIGTEHILLGLIREGEGVAAQVLVKLGADLNRVRQQVIQLLSGYQGKEAVAVGGNEQAPDKGSQILDQFGRNLTQAARDNKLDPVIGREKEIERVMQILSRRSKNNPVLIGEPGVGKTAVVEGLAQAIVRGDVPETLKDKQLYTLDLGSLIAGSRYRGDFEERLKKVTKEIRTRGDIITFIDEIHTLVGAGAAEGAIDAASILKPLLARGELQTIGATTLDEYRKHFEKDAALERRFQPIQVAEPSLPHTINILKGLRDKYEAFHKVSITDGAIVAAANLADRYVADRFLPDKAIDLIDEAGARLRLSILSAPPELREFDERIALVRGRKEAAIEEQDFEKAASLRDEEKNLLGERLRLEKKWKSGDVKASGIVDEGLIAEVLAQATGIPVFKLTEEESSRLMFMEKALHQRVIGQEEAIAALSRTIRRTRSGLKDPKRPSGSFIFAGPTGVGKTELAKALAEFLFDDENALISLDMSEYGEKHTVSRLFGAPPGFVGFEEGGQLTEKVRRKPFSVVLFDEIEKAHPDIFNSLLQILEEGRLTDGQGRVVDFKNTVIIMTTNLGTKDITGSPIGFQSQTNVSTSYDRMKGKVNEELKKHFKPEFLNRVDDTIVFPQLSKEELLQIVDLFIGRLRDRLLDRDLSIELSLAAKERLIEVGFDPSLGARPLRRAMQNEVEDRLSERILLGELNAGDKIYVDFVEGEFTFLTTSPEPLAAITAEAAGAAAID; this is translated from the coding sequence ATGTTTGAGAGATTTACCGACCGTGCCCGTCGTGTCGTCGTCTTGGCCCAAGAAGAAGCCAAGATGCTCAACCACAACTACATCGGCACCGAGCACATCCTGCTCGGGCTGATCCACGAGGGTGAGGGTGTCGCCGCCAAGGCACTGGAATCCCTCGGCATTTCGCTCGACGCTGTGCGCGAGCAGGTTCAAGACATCATCGGCCAGGGCCAGCAGCAACCGACGGGTCACATCCCGTTCACGCCGCGAGCGAAGAAGGTTCTCGAACTGTCGCTGCGCGAAGCGCTGCAGCTCGGGCACAACTACATCGGCACCGAGCACATCCTGCTCGGCCTCATCCGTGAGGGCGAGGGTGTTGCCGCCCAGGTTCTGGTCAAGCTCGGGGCTGACCTCAACCGTGTTCGCCAGCAGGTCATCCAGTTGCTGAGTGGGTACCAGGGTAAGGAGGCTGTTGCTGTGGGAGGCAACGAGCAGGCTCCCGACAAGGGGTCTCAGATTCTCGACCAGTTCGGTCGCAACCTCACGCAGGCCGCGCGCGACAACAAGCTCGACCCGGTCATCGGGCGCGAGAAGGAGATCGAGCGGGTCATGCAGATCCTGTCGCGCCGATCGAAGAACAACCCTGTGCTGATCGGTGAGCCCGGCGTCGGCAAGACCGCTGTCGTCGAAGGCCTTGCGCAGGCGATCGTTCGCGGCGACGTGCCAGAGACGCTGAAAGACAAGCAGCTCTACACCCTCGACCTCGGTTCGCTCATCGCCGGCAGCCGCTACCGCGGTGACTTCGAAGAGCGACTGAAGAAGGTCACGAAGGAGATCCGCACACGCGGCGACATCATCACGTTCATCGACGAGATCCACACGCTGGTCGGTGCCGGTGCAGCAGAAGGCGCGATCGATGCGGCGAGCATCCTGAAGCCCCTGCTTGCACGCGGTGAACTTCAGACCATCGGTGCGACCACCCTCGACGAGTACCGCAAGCACTTCGAGAAGGATGCGGCGCTCGAGCGCCGCTTCCAGCCGATCCAGGTCGCAGAGCCGTCGTTGCCCCACACGATCAACATCCTGAAGGGACTTCGCGACAAGTACGAGGCGTTCCACAAGGTGTCGATCACCGACGGTGCCATCGTCGCTGCGGCGAACCTGGCCGACCGGTACGTCGCCGACCGCTTTCTGCCAGACAAGGCCATCGACCTGATCGACGAGGCCGGCGCGCGCCTTCGTCTCTCGATCCTTTCAGCACCGCCGGAGCTTCGTGAGTTCGACGAGCGCATCGCTCTCGTTCGGGGCCGCAAAGAGGCCGCGATCGAGGAGCAGGACTTCGAGAAGGCAGCGTCTCTCCGAGATGAAGAGAAGAACCTCCTCGGTGAGCGACTGAGGCTTGAGAAGAAGTGGAAGTCGGGTGACGTCAAGGCGTCGGGCATTGTCGACGAGGGTCTGATCGCCGAGGTGCTGGCACAGGCCACGGGCATCCCGGTCTTCAAGCTCACCGAAGAAGAGTCCAGCCGGCTCATGTTCATGGAGAAGGCCCTGCACCAGCGGGTCATCGGGCAGGAAGAGGCGATCGCGGCTCTGTCGCGCACCATCCGTCGCACCCGTTCGGGCCTGAAAGACCCGAAGCGCCCCTCTGGCTCGTTCATCTTCGCCGGCCCCACGGGTGTTGGTAAGACCGAGCTCGCCAAGGCGCTCGCCGAGTTCCTGTTCGACGACGAGAACGCGCTCATCTCACTCGACATGAGTGAGTACGGCGAGAAGCACACCGTCTCGCGTCTGTTCGGTGCCCCTCCCGGGTTCGTCGGCTTTGAAGAGGGTGGCCAGCTCACCGAGAAGGTGCGCCGCAAGCCGTTCAGCGTGGTGCTGTTCGACGAGATCGAGAAAGCTCACCCCGACATCTTCAACTCGCTCCTCCAGATTCTGGAAGAGGGCCGGCTGACGGATGGCCAGGGTCGCGTGGTCGACTTCAAGAACACCGTGATCATCATGACGACAAACCTCGGTACGAAAGACATCACGGGTTCGCCGATCGGTTTCCAGTCGCAGACCAACGTGTCGACGTCGTACGACCGTATGAAGGGAAAGGTCAACGAAGAGCTGAAGAAGCACTTCAAGCCCGAGTTCCTGAACCGCGTCGACGACACGATCGTGTTCCCGCAGCTGTCGAAAGAGGAGCTGCTGCAGATCGTCGACCTGTTCATCGGCCGCCTGCGCGATCGCCTGCTCGACCGCGACCTGTCGATCGAGCTGTCGCTCGCTGCGAAGGAGCGCCTCATCGAGGTCGGGTTCGACCCATCGCTCGGTGCTCGACCGCTTCGTCGTGCCATGCAGAACGAGGTCGAAGACCGGTTGTCTGAGCGCATCCTCCTGGGTGAGCTCAACGCCGGCGACAAGATCTACGTCGACTTCGTCGAAGGGGAGTTCACCTTCCTGACGACGTCGCCCGAGCCCCTCGCTGCCATCACGGCCGAGGCTGCCGGAGCTGCCGCGATCGACTAG
- a CDS encoding DUF4214 domain-containing protein gives MKLFTAAVAVIVMVGAGFISSPAIAAEKSAGITVTGSPSHSDIVAPPASPPQGEVAATHPLVTPSDISASANSSTQGKSSASSTAAIGGFVTLASTSAPMGSGITVVAILFDDVTGAIKFTSETKTASDGSFSIQGLAPADYWLLFYDDTKPGVPTVQWYGSSEFDPYGSSLPVADGQSVSANWALTPSGEVLGSVSCEGCDAPPASADVVIYIAKFDPSRNDWFNVASAQPDSAGRYDVQVLYPGSYYSYARFNGSSEFSNIGFSRDYTVNARSAVSADVIIPRLITPVSGVQPAINSVVNALYFDFLTRFPSAHDITFWNGQFAGGSDPGAVATGFVTSDEYRLIRINAAYQTILGRGADPAGRLDWLHWMQQGRITTDDIETSFYASDEYFNKQGGTNKQFVNAIYQTLLHRGGTDTDYAFWSNLVQQHDRAWVIARFWDSTETISERVSLMYAHYLGRTPDPSGLATWVGLALQIGDSGLRAGLTGSDEYFIRSQYRFSEH, from the coding sequence GTGAAGCTATTCACCGCGGCAGTGGCCGTCATAGTCATGGTTGGAGCGGGATTCATCTCGTCTCCAGCGATCGCCGCAGAGAAGTCGGCCGGCATCACGGTCACCGGCTCTCCTTCTCACAGCGACATCGTCGCACCACCCGCCTCACCGCCGCAGGGCGAGGTTGCTGCCACCCATCCCCTGGTCACGCCCTCAGACATCTCTGCAAGTGCGAACTCCTCGACGCAGGGAAAGAGTTCTGCTTCCAGTACCGCTGCCATAGGTGGCTTCGTGACGCTTGCGTCGACGTCGGCGCCGATGGGCTCTGGCATCACCGTGGTCGCCATTCTTTTTGACGATGTCACTGGCGCGATCAAGTTCACCAGCGAGACGAAGACGGCCTCCGACGGCAGCTTCTCGATCCAGGGTCTCGCGCCTGCAGACTACTGGCTCCTGTTCTACGACGACACCAAGCCGGGCGTGCCCACAGTCCAGTGGTACGGTTCGTCGGAATTCGATCCATACGGTTCTTCCCTCCCTGTCGCCGACGGCCAGTCCGTCTCAGCGAACTGGGCACTCACCCCGTCGGGTGAGGTGCTAGGTTCCGTTTCGTGTGAGGGTTGCGATGCGCCACCGGCCTCGGCCGATGTGGTCATCTACATCGCGAAGTTCGACCCGTCGCGCAACGACTGGTTCAACGTTGCGAGCGCGCAGCCCGATTCTGCCGGAAGATACGACGTTCAGGTTCTGTACCCCGGCTCGTACTACTCCTATGCCAGGTTCAACGGCTCGAGCGAATTCAGCAATATCGGGTTCTCTCGTGACTACACCGTGAACGCGCGGTCAGCGGTCTCGGCCGACGTCATCATTCCCCGGCTGATCACGCCGGTCTCCGGAGTGCAACCCGCCATCAACTCGGTGGTGAATGCGCTGTACTTCGACTTTCTGACCCGCTTTCCGAGCGCTCACGACATCACCTTCTGGAACGGGCAGTTCGCCGGCGGATCTGACCCCGGAGCGGTTGCCACCGGCTTCGTCACCAGTGATGAGTACCGTCTGATCCGTATCAACGCGGCCTATCAGACGATCCTCGGTCGTGGCGCGGACCCGGCGGGCCGCCTCGACTGGCTGCACTGGATGCAGCAGGGTCGAATCACGACCGATGACATCGAGACGTCGTTCTATGCGTCTGACGAGTACTTCAACAAACAGGGTGGCACGAACAAGCAGTTCGTCAACGCCATCTACCAGACGCTCCTGCACCGAGGCGGAACCGACACCGATTACGCGTTCTGGTCGAACCTCGTGCAACAGCACGACAGGGCTTGGGTCATCGCACGCTTCTGGGACTCCACCGAGACCATCAGTGAGCGCGTCAGCCTGATGTATGCGCACTACCTCGGTCGTACGCCTGACCCCTCGGGTCTGGCGACCTGGGTCGGCCTCGCGCTCCAGATCGGCGACTCCGGCCTGCGTGCTGGCCTCACCGGCAGCGACGAATACTTCATTCGCTCGCAGTACCGCTTCTCCGAGCACTAG
- a CDS encoding DUF5684 domain-containing protein: MMHAVSILADQANYGIGGGQIYGQGFGLVFAILTVIGLWATFRKAGRPGWAAIIPIYNLYTMIKITGRSGWWLLLFLIPLVNIVLYIVIVLDLAAAFRKGALFGIFGLWLFPFIGFMMLGFGKAKFEGTPLF; this comes from the coding sequence ATGATGCATGCAGTGAGCATTCTGGCCGACCAGGCGAACTACGGTATCGGCGGTGGCCAGATCTACGGGCAGGGGTTCGGGCTCGTCTTCGCCATTCTCACCGTCATCGGTCTCTGGGCCACCTTCCGCAAAGCGGGGCGGCCCGGATGGGCCGCGATCATCCCGATCTACAACCTCTACACGATGATCAAGATCACCGGCAGATCAGGATGGTGGCTGCTGCTCTTCCTCATTCCCCTGGTCAACATCGTGCTCTACATCGTGATCGTGCTCGACCTGGCTGCCGCATTCCGTAAGGGAGCTCTGTTCGGCATCTTCGGGCTCTGGCTGTTCCCGTTCATCGGTTTCATGATGCTCGGATTCGGCAAGGCGAAGTTCGAGGGCACGCCACTGTTCTGA
- the lysS gene encoding lysine--tRNA ligase has translation MTSNPEHPDLAADPKGGEASARIAAADALANDAAAEAAAAEAAAEAAAEAAATNEQKLIRLGKRERLNESGVEAYPVSVPITTTIPAVRAKYGDLVADETTGDVVGLAGRVVHLRNTGKLCFVSLQSGDGTRIQAMVSLALVGEEALAGFKEFVDLGDHLFVSGEVISSRRGELSVMVAEWKIASKALLPLPNLHSELNEETRMRNRYLDLIVRDEARVMVRTRAAAVASLRKTFADRDFIEVETPMLQTMHGGAAARPFSTHSNAFDTELFLRIAPELFLKRAVVGGIDRVFEINRNFRNEGADSTHSPEFAMLEAYEAYGDYNTMATLTQTMIQNAALAVSGSHVVTWADGTEYDLGGDWDRISMYESLSEAAGVTITPQTPTDELKALAALEGVEVHLPNHGKYVEELWEHFVKGSLVRPTFVMDFPLETSPLTRSHRSIAGVVEKWDLYIRGFELATAYSELVDPVIQRERFIEQALLGAAGDDEAMRLDEEFLRALEFGMPPSGGMGMGIDRLLMALTGLGIRETILFPLVK, from the coding sequence ATGACCAGCAACCCCGAACATCCTGACCTCGCAGCTGACCCGAAGGGCGGCGAGGCCAGCGCACGAATCGCCGCGGCCGACGCGCTCGCCAATGATGCTGCGGCGGAGGCCGCAGCCGCTGAGGCCGCCGCTGAGGCCGCCGCTGAGGCTGCCGCGACGAACGAGCAGAAGCTGATCAGGCTCGGTAAGCGCGAGCGCCTGAACGAGAGCGGTGTCGAGGCGTACCCCGTTTCGGTGCCCATCACCACGACCATTCCGGCCGTGCGGGCGAAGTACGGCGACCTCGTGGCCGATGAGACGACCGGCGATGTCGTGGGCCTCGCAGGCCGGGTGGTGCACCTGCGAAACACGGGCAAGCTGTGCTTCGTGTCGCTGCAGTCCGGCGACGGAACGCGCATCCAGGCCATGGTCTCGCTCGCACTGGTCGGCGAGGAGGCGCTCGCGGGTTTCAAGGAGTTCGTCGATCTCGGTGATCACCTCTTCGTCAGCGGCGAGGTCATCTCCTCCCGTCGTGGGGAGCTCTCGGTGATGGTGGCCGAGTGGAAGATCGCGTCTAAGGCGTTGTTGCCGCTGCCGAACCTGCACTCCGAGCTCAACGAAGAGACGCGCATGCGCAACCGGTACCTCGACCTCATCGTGCGCGACGAGGCGCGGGTGATGGTGCGAACGCGTGCAGCTGCCGTGGCGAGCCTGCGCAAGACCTTCGCCGACCGTGACTTCATCGAGGTCGAGACTCCGATGCTGCAGACCATGCACGGGGGAGCGGCGGCCAGGCCGTTCTCGACCCACAGCAACGCGTTCGACACGGAGTTGTTTCTGCGGATCGCACCGGAGCTCTTTCTCAAGCGGGCCGTCGTCGGCGGCATCGACCGCGTCTTCGAGATCAATCGCAACTTCCGCAATGAAGGCGCCGACTCTACTCACTCGCCCGAGTTCGCCATGCTCGAAGCATACGAGGCCTACGGCGACTACAACACGATGGCCACTCTCACGCAGACGATGATCCAGAACGCCGCGCTCGCGGTCTCCGGTTCTCACGTCGTGACGTGGGCCGACGGCACCGAGTACGACCTCGGAGGCGACTGGGACCGCATCAGCATGTATGAGTCGCTGAGTGAGGCTGCCGGCGTGACGATCACCCCCCAGACGCCGACAGATGAACTCAAGGCGCTTGCCGCTCTCGAGGGCGTCGAGGTGCACCTTCCGAACCACGGCAAGTACGTCGAAGAACTCTGGGAGCACTTCGTCAAGGGCTCGCTCGTGCGCCCGACGTTCGTGATGGACTTCCCGCTCGAGACCAGCCCGCTCACGCGCTCTCACCGCTCCATTGCCGGGGTCGTCGAGAAGTGGGATCTCTACATCAGGGGGTTCGAGCTGGCGACGGCCTACTCCGAGCTGGTCGACCCGGTCATCCAGAGGGAGCGTTTCATCGAGCAGGCACTGCTTGGCGCCGCCGGCGACGACGAGGCGATGCGCCTCGACGAGGAGTTCCTGCGGGCACTCGAGTTCGGTATGCCTCCCTCAGGGGGCATGGGAATGGGGATCGACCGCCTGCTGATGGCCCTGACCGGGCTCGGCATTCGCGAGACGATCCTGTTCCCCCTGGTCAAATGA
- the panC gene encoding pantoate--beta-alanine ligase yields the protein MSILAVSIAEVREQIAAATHDARSQGNANPVVALVPTMGALHAGHLALVARAREVADVVVVSIFVNPLQFGEAEDLDRYPRDLSGDRAALDEASASAVPRAGSGMTSVSEIIVFAPSAAEMYPDGKTQTKMSAGNVGNLLEGRSRAGHFDGVLVVVNKLLNITRPDVVLFGQKDAQQVFVVSRMVRDLNIPVVVEVVETVREDDGLALSSRNRFLDRGERLAARVLSQTLEAADSAASSGIDAVIAAAQSASMGEPLVKLEYLAVVNPTTFLPVDDNYHGKAIVAVAARVGSTRLIDNESVYLGG from the coding sequence GTGTCGATACTCGCTGTTTCGATCGCAGAAGTGCGCGAACAGATCGCAGCCGCCACGCACGACGCACGAAGCCAGGGCAATGCCAACCCTGTGGTGGCGCTGGTGCCGACCATGGGTGCACTGCATGCCGGCCACCTTGCTCTGGTCGCCCGCGCGCGTGAAGTGGCCGATGTCGTCGTGGTCTCGATCTTCGTCAATCCGCTGCAGTTCGGTGAGGCAGAAGACCTCGACCGCTACCCCCGCGACTTGAGCGGCGATCGTGCGGCGCTCGACGAGGCCAGCGCCTCGGCGGTACCGCGAGCCGGCTCCGGGATGACGTCGGTGAGCGAGATCATCGTCTTCGCCCCGAGCGCCGCGGAGATGTACCCCGACGGCAAGACCCAGACCAAGATGTCGGCTGGCAATGTCGGCAACCTGCTCGAAGGCCGCAGTCGCGCCGGGCACTTCGACGGCGTGCTCGTTGTCGTCAACAAGCTCCTCAACATCACGCGACCCGACGTTGTGCTCTTCGGGCAGAAGGATGCCCAGCAGGTCTTCGTCGTCAGCCGGATGGTTCGCGACCTGAACATTCCCGTCGTGGTCGAGGTGGTCGAGACGGTGCGAGAGGATGATGGACTCGCGCTCTCGAGCCGAAACCGTTTTCTCGACAGAGGTGAGCGACTCGCTGCCCGCGTTCTGTCGCAGACGCTCGAAGCGGCGGATTCCGCAGCCTCGAGTGGAATCGACGCCGTGATCGCTGCCGCGCAGTCGGCGAGCATGGGGGAGCCGCTGGTGAAGCTCGAGTACCTGGCGGTGGTGAACCCGACGACGTTCCTCCCGGTCGACGACAACTACCACGGCAAGGCCATCGTCGCCGTTGCCGCCCGGGTGGGTTCGACGAGGCTCATCGACAACGAATCCGTGTACCTCGGCGGTTGA
- a CDS encoding Rossmann-like and DUF2520 domain-containing protein produces the protein MNPQQRSGRLGIGIIGAGHVGPVLGAALAGAGHAIVGVAAVSEASRERAEAMLPGVPFLAIPDLIERSELVILAVPTDQLRSLVEGLAATQAWQPGQLVVHTAAEFGIEVLAPALASGAIPLALHPAMAFTGSSIDIARLAGTYFAVTAPGPVLPIGQALVVEMGGEPVIVAERDRTAYAEAIETATSFSSSIVDQATGILASIGMAAPGRVLGPLVRSSVENALLRAAGPDDALPLGS, from the coding sequence ATGAACCCCCAGCAGCGATCAGGCCGGCTCGGCATCGGCATCATCGGAGCAGGGCACGTCGGCCCCGTTCTCGGTGCCGCGCTGGCCGGCGCGGGGCACGCCATCGTCGGGGTGGCAGCCGTGTCGGAAGCCAGCCGGGAGCGTGCCGAAGCGATGCTGCCCGGGGTGCCGTTCCTGGCGATTCCAGACCTCATCGAGCGCAGCGAGCTCGTGATCCTCGCCGTGCCGACCGATCAGCTGCGCAGTCTCGTCGAAGGGCTTGCCGCAACACAGGCGTGGCAACCCGGGCAACTCGTGGTGCACACGGCTGCCGAGTTCGGCATCGAGGTGCTGGCACCGGCCCTCGCCTCCGGTGCAATCCCCTTGGCACTGCACCCTGCGATGGCGTTCACCGGTTCGAGTATCGACATCGCCCGGCTCGCCGGCACGTATTTCGCTGTCACTGCTCCCGGCCCCGTGCTCCCGATCGGGCAGGCCCTCGTTGTGGAGATGGGCGGAGAGCCCGTGATCGTCGCCGAACGCGATCGAACGGCCTACGCCGAGGCGATCGAAACCGCCACCAGCTTCTCGAGTTCGATCGTCGACCAGGCCACGGGCATCCTGGCCTCGATCGGCATGGCTGCGCCCGGTCGCGTGCTCGGGCCACTGGTGCGCTCCTCGGTCGAGAATGCGCTGCTTCGAGCAGCGGGGCCCGATGATGCGCTGCCCCTCGGCTCGTAG